One window of the Amycolatopsis mediterranei genome contains the following:
- a CDS encoding OmpA family protein — protein MRVLIAGVFVGCPMAISAACGVDEPTCDETLPAYQAAAPDPGDPDSRLEVLVDHTADAPRIKMPAELGEKLHDMLDAHTGGGRVLIDVGQIQGRSDGAAFWKQTNRVARYRTDVDADRDGYVRRVLGCLDAWTSSLVPQQPDSSLLDALQKVSRQIGTEHGPVSVVAVSNGLDNTAPLDLRVPLAGDATPESVAKMLAGDAEIPGLQGVDVQILELGQTSQGRRQMTEGEQRWIVSVWGEILKAAGVAKPRLERKSGDILDGAPANVPADAVFAAAPPQPKPPVGTGSVSLSAQALFDPNSPVLAPAAEAVLRPYVTILQGPGAHATITGHTATWGPIPGRDLLSVQRAEAVRNYFIEQHVPAEALAPARGVGSSEQVVNDIDPAGNLIEQAAQRNRRIVLDIVTPTKGR, from the coding sequence GTGCGTGTCCTCATTGCCGGCGTCTTCGTCGGCTGCCCGATGGCGATCTCGGCGGCATGCGGGGTCGACGAGCCGACGTGCGACGAGACCTTGCCGGCCTACCAGGCCGCGGCGCCGGACCCGGGCGACCCCGACTCCCGCCTGGAGGTGCTGGTCGACCACACCGCCGACGCCCCGCGCATCAAGATGCCCGCCGAGCTGGGCGAGAAGCTGCACGACATGCTCGACGCGCACACCGGCGGCGGCCGGGTGCTCATCGACGTCGGCCAGATCCAGGGACGCAGCGACGGGGCGGCGTTCTGGAAGCAGACCAACCGCGTCGCCCGGTACCGCACGGACGTCGACGCCGACCGCGACGGCTACGTGCGCCGGGTTCTCGGATGCCTCGATGCCTGGACCTCCTCCCTCGTCCCCCAGCAGCCCGACAGCAGCCTGCTCGACGCGCTGCAGAAAGTCAGCCGCCAGATCGGTACCGAGCACGGGCCGGTCAGCGTGGTGGCCGTGTCCAACGGGCTGGACAACACCGCGCCGCTGGACCTGCGCGTCCCGCTGGCCGGCGACGCCACTCCGGAATCGGTCGCCAAGATGCTCGCCGGCGACGCCGAAATCCCGGGTCTGCAGGGCGTGGACGTGCAGATCCTCGAGCTGGGGCAGACATCGCAGGGGCGGCGGCAGATGACCGAGGGCGAGCAGCGCTGGATCGTCTCCGTCTGGGGCGAAATCCTCAAGGCCGCCGGCGTGGCCAAACCGCGGCTCGAACGCAAGTCCGGGGACATCCTCGACGGAGCACCGGCGAACGTGCCCGCCGACGCCGTATTCGCCGCGGCACCTCCGCAGCCGAAGCCGCCGGTCGGCACCGGCAGCGTGTCGCTGTCGGCGCAGGCGCTCTTCGACCCAAACTCGCCCGTGCTGGCGCCGGCCGCCGAAGCTGTGCTCCGCCCGTACGTGACGATCCTGCAGGGCCCCGGCGCCCATGCCACCATCACCGGTCACACCGCCACCTGGGGCCCGATCCCCGGCCGGGACCTCCTGTCGGTCCAGCGCGCCGAAGCAGTGCGGAACTACTTCATCGAGCAGCACGTCCCGGCCGAGGCGCTGGCTCCCGCCCGCGGTGTGGGCAGCAGCGAGCAGGTCGTAAACGACATCGACCCGGCCGGCAACCTGATCGAGCAGGCTGCTCAACGCAACCGCCGGATCGTCCTCGACATCGTCACTCCCACGAAAGGACGCTGA
- a CDS encoding tetratricopeptide repeat protein, giving the protein MSGRAQDLTPEAAAELLLESFRGEGYRKLDVKACAHVLGIGKSSFTSRFGRKRAMMIITALWCWLENPVSPCTERHTVGEARRLLHDVAENIAGFLHRERTLMVQLVYGLSDISNYEKNDDEKAWRSESFGEPWATVLRAARTHNRWVGFAPRLREGVEVAARAVGHLDTAAHQSMADALSDLLLRVWWQNTHAPATVIAEQVTGLWFSGMLLPATGPWVGRAYAAEQQLLRALRPEHAPTWEIASRTELGTALISGQTLWRRALREFGLALTEFSQLEDSLRAQPSPLLIGSLRSRHGQCALRYGDYPQAQTSLTEALREARRLGNEHDIARARTNLAELYMRTGRVTEALTLARQAVAARPLRPVWSSPVPRLWDAAVVSTVVLTRAHLHAGQVTDAVRLAEDLLEVIDGEGGRAVAPDGPTAALARATHGRALLAAGHPDLARRSVTDAVTAAANATGRHSLLTRQARTLEARCYLALGDPESACRILDELVQDENWVAEHMSFRHALSVRVWLGAAWLAAGDAARSAQVLDDGLALLRRHLTDPDPQSIEYRRVAAVTAWQLDQAAAVADLERLVDASSSTPVLPRHVDLLHDLGQAYAARGEGHRARQTFRRALREGETGIDPAHPSVLAVRVALARLQLDDSPEHAAKLLEPVLSDRPLAHGLTALAKTHPLLSAARSLRDRIAKSSGTQ; this is encoded by the coding sequence ATGAGCGGCAGAGCACAGGACCTGACGCCGGAGGCGGCCGCCGAGCTCCTTCTCGAGAGCTTCCGCGGCGAGGGCTACCGCAAGCTCGACGTCAAGGCCTGCGCGCACGTGCTCGGCATCGGCAAGAGCAGCTTCACCAGCCGCTTCGGCCGCAAGCGCGCGATGATGATCATCACGGCGTTGTGGTGCTGGCTGGAGAATCCCGTCTCGCCGTGCACCGAACGCCACACCGTCGGCGAGGCACGACGTCTTCTCCACGACGTGGCGGAGAACATCGCCGGGTTCCTGCACCGCGAACGCACACTGATGGTTCAGCTGGTGTACGGGCTCAGCGACATCTCCAACTACGAAAAGAACGATGACGAGAAGGCCTGGCGGAGCGAGTCGTTCGGCGAGCCCTGGGCCACGGTGCTGCGCGCCGCGCGGACGCACAACCGCTGGGTCGGGTTCGCGCCGCGACTGCGAGAAGGTGTCGAGGTGGCCGCGCGAGCCGTCGGCCACCTCGACACCGCGGCGCACCAGTCGATGGCCGACGCTCTGTCGGACCTGCTGCTGCGCGTCTGGTGGCAGAACACCCACGCCCCGGCAACGGTGATCGCCGAGCAGGTGACGGGGCTGTGGTTCTCCGGGATGCTGCTGCCGGCGACCGGTCCGTGGGTCGGCCGGGCGTACGCGGCCGAACAACAGCTGCTCCGCGCGCTGCGGCCCGAGCATGCCCCGACCTGGGAGATCGCCAGCCGGACCGAACTGGGAACCGCACTGATCTCCGGCCAGACACTGTGGCGACGCGCGCTGCGGGAGTTCGGCCTGGCGTTGACGGAGTTCTCGCAGCTGGAAGATTCACTGCGCGCTCAGCCCAGCCCCCTGCTGATCGGAAGCCTGCGCAGCAGGCACGGACAGTGCGCGCTGCGCTACGGCGACTATCCCCAAGCGCAGACCAGTCTGACCGAGGCGCTTCGAGAGGCGCGCCGGCTCGGCAACGAACACGACATCGCCCGGGCGCGCACCAACCTCGCCGAGCTGTACATGCGGACCGGCCGAGTCACCGAAGCCCTGACCCTCGCCCGGCAGGCCGTCGCCGCCCGCCCGCTGCGTCCGGTCTGGTCCAGCCCCGTACCGCGATTGTGGGACGCGGCGGTGGTGAGCACGGTGGTGCTGACCCGGGCGCACCTGCACGCGGGCCAGGTCACGGATGCGGTCCGGCTGGCCGAGGACCTGCTTGAGGTGATCGACGGGGAGGGCGGGCGGGCGGTCGCGCCGGACGGCCCGACCGCCGCGCTGGCGCGCGCCACCCACGGCCGCGCACTGCTGGCGGCCGGTCACCCGGACCTCGCCCGCCGGTCTGTCACCGATGCCGTCACGGCCGCGGCGAACGCGACCGGCCGCCACTCACTGCTGACCAGGCAGGCACGGACGCTGGAAGCTCGCTGCTACCTGGCCCTCGGTGATCCGGAGTCCGCCTGCCGGATTCTCGATGAGCTCGTACAGGACGAGAACTGGGTAGCCGAGCACATGTCCTTCCGGCACGCCCTCTCCGTGCGCGTTTGGCTCGGCGCTGCCTGGCTTGCCGCGGGAGACGCCGCCCGCAGTGCGCAGGTGCTCGACGACGGCCTCGCGCTGCTGAGGCGTCACCTCACCGATCCTGATCCTCAAAGCATCGAGTACCGGCGCGTCGCCGCGGTGACGGCCTGGCAGCTCGATCAAGCCGCCGCGGTCGCCGACCTCGAACGGCTCGTCGACGCCTCGTCGTCCACGCCCGTCCTCCCGCGGCACGTCGACCTGCTGCACGATCTCGGCCAGGCTTACGCGGCACGAGGCGAGGGGCACCGTGCGCGCCAGACCTTTCGCCGCGCGCTGAGGGAAGGCGAAACCGGCATCGACCCCGCGCACCCCAGCGTGCTCGCGGTCCGCGTCGCGCTGGCCCGGCTGCAGCTCGACGACTCTCCGGAGCACGCCGCGAAGCTGCTGGAACCGGTCCTGTCCGACCGGCCGCTGGCCCACGGGCTGACGGCCCTGGCCAAGACGCACCCGCTGCTGTCCGCCGCCCGCTCACTGCGGGACCGGATCGCGAAGAGCTCCGGGACGCAGTGA